Proteins co-encoded in one Arachis hypogaea cultivar Tifrunner chromosome 13, arahy.Tifrunner.gnm2.J5K5, whole genome shotgun sequence genomic window:
- the LOC112732570 gene encoding protein LURP-one-related 17, whose translation MRVLSSRFKFVSRAVAHEDHDHSEVQRITYPTTEGTRLGTCLTVWKKSLVINCKGFTVIDSCGNLAYRVDNYSVHPHQLTLMDASGNSLLTMHRRRTKLGLVYSWYVYEGENEGREKESAVCCVRKRVNILKGNGNPRVEACVYGLLGPESDKKRHGHAAFTVEGSYADRTCKVLDKSKSVVAEIKRKEANSEHVSFGIDIFHLIVHPGFDPTFAMALLLLLDQMFS comes from the exons ATGAGGGTGTTGTCATCAAGGTTCAAGTTTGTGTCAAGAGCAGTGGCGCACGAGGATCATGATCATAGTGAGGTGCAAAGAATAACGTACCCTACTACAGAAGGAACAAGGTTGGGGACTTGTCTAACAGTTTGGAAAAAATCCCTTGTCATTAATTGCAAAGGATTCACAGTCATCGATTCATGTGGAAATCTGGCGTACCGAGTTGACAATTACAGCGTCCACCCTCACCAACTCACTCTCATGGATGCTTCTGGAAACTCTCTCCTCACCATGCACCGCCGCCGCACG AAGCTTGGACTTGTATATAGCTGGTATGTGTACGAAGGGGAGAATgagggaagagagaaagagagtgcaGTGTGTTGTGTGAGGAAGCGTGTGAATATCTTAAAGGGCAATGGCAATCCCAGGGTTGAGGCATGCGTGTATGGTTTATTAGGTCCAGAGTCAGATAAAAAACGACATGGACATGCCGCGTTTACAGTCGAAGGTTCCTATGCAGATAGAACATGTAAGGTGTTGGATAAGTCCAAGAGTGTGGTGGctgaaatcaagagaaaagaagcCAATTCCGAACACGTTTCTTTTGGGATAGACATTTTTCACTTAATTGTTCACCCTGGCTTTGATCCTACATTTGCCATGGCACTCCTTTTACTACTCGACCAAATGTTTTCATAA
- the LOC112732569 gene encoding uncharacterized protein isoform X1: MDAVELPLPVDVAAAPKLMGSEGFGRVGVSVKDEDPRPHRPYSSSIECCNSRLLETASVVTPDVISMKTNAEFPSLIKGDELSKNLPGVIGKICPVDSARLEGVPLQRKSAKSSRSNNSSCSKKPRISQLEDFTSPSGIEESKDSSDKLGLQNLKCTSPDKIQVSKQKSNASKRSDRRNFKIPSVKSKFESSMKMGASMFSSACGGNNFFGLYGLKHDFHDATTLVDEPPLDELLKGAFDRLSLSKDKGKNASRTNESFVNSIRKACSIIQFRNSVQTQNMAEMDCSSNKSMSNCQLSSGCVGEGFGDGDNEQSCTTVMSSCMKDPSSETETRASPLDFPLCQPKDVLERIALHPSRDLESLLLDVSKPAITTKNSSDLRSGKQVLRRPCLPAFPWSHGFGGHSRSNPDTVKLSTSRNICQGKWARINVVASSTAIDRSCFTNLDSFNYDQNLVPSTGRSANKSCPSLFANLPIRQCDSSSTVTCSKDSQANAEYESQADTKFYEEQCPRVLAAARTLCEIAIHSPRQNQDGFLRWQRKASHKATKAYNFKSTEKLEQVPLTPVSVAGSDMVVRRVEQIMPSKKPRISTFENKNIVHSNNNNVKKGNYTWSTSKSSRSFPPKPVRDSVLENKRTTASTHRQNSMMPPPARDLDKAYGGQQQVGKLLLTDWKRGRDKSD, from the exons ATGGATGCTGTAGAATTGCCTCTCCCCGTAGACGTGGCGGCAGCACCTAAATTGATGGGATCGGAGGGTTTTGGCAGAGTTGGGGTTTCCGTTAAGGACGAAGACCCTCGCCCCCACAGACCTTATTCTTCCTCAATTGAGTGCTGCAACTCTCGTCTTCTTGAAACTG CCAGTGTTGTGACACCAGATGTTATAAGTATGAAAACCAATGCCGAGTTTCCTTCTCTCATCAAGGGTGACGAGTTATCCAAGAATCTGCCTGGTGTTATTGGCAAAATTTGTCCCGTAGATAGTGCAAGACTAGAAGGTGTACCGCTACAACGAAAATCAGCAAAATCCAGCAGGAGTAATAATAGTTCATGTTCAAAGAAGCCACGAATATCACAATTAGAAGATTTTACTAGCCCTAGTGGGATTGAGGAGTCAAAGGATAGCTCTGATAAGCTTGGATTGCAGAATTTGAAGTGTACTTCTCCAG ATAAAATCCAAGTATCAAAGCAGAAGAGCAATGCTAGCAAGCGTAGTGATAGGAGGAACTTTAAAATCCCATCAGTTAAGTCAAAATTTGAGTCATCTATGAAGATGGGTGCATCCATGTTTAGTTCTGCCTGTGGAGGGAACAACTTTTTTG GATTATATGGTCTGAAACACGACTTTCATGATGCCACTACGCTTGTGGATGAACCACCGTTGGATGAACTCCTAAAGGGAGCTTTTGACCGGCTCTCTTTAAGCAAAGATAAAGGGAAGAATGCATCTCGCACGAATGAAagttttgtgaattcaatcaGGAAGGCTTGCTCTATTATTCAATTCCGAAACTCTGTTCAGACCCAAAATATGGCTGAGATGGATTGCTCCTCTAATAAGTCGATGTCTAATTGCCAATTGAGCTCAGGATGTGTAGGTGAAGGTTTTGGTGATGGGGATAATGAACAGTCTTGCACAACTGTCATGTCTTCATGTATGAAG GATCCTAGTAGTGAAACAGAAACTAGAgctagtccacttgactttccattATGTCAACCTAAAGATGTTTTGGAACGGATTGCACTCCATCCATCCCGAGATTTGGAGTCTTTGCTACTTGATGTATCCAAGCCTGCCATTACCACAAAGAATAGTAGTGACCTACGTTCAGGCAAGCAGGTATTACGTAGGCCATGTTTGCCAGCATTTCCATGGTCACATGGTTTTGGTGGTCATTCTAGAAGCAACCCTGACACGGTTAAGTTATCAACAAGTAGAAACATATGCCAAGGTAAATGGGCAAGAATAAATGTCGTTGCTAGCTCTACAGCTATTGATCGCAGTTGTTTCACAAACCTTGATTCATTCAATTATGATCAGAACCTTGTTCCTTCAACTGGTAGATCAGCCAATAAAAGTTGTCCATCTTTATTTGCTAATCTTCCTATTCGTCAGTGCGATTCATCATCTACCGTCACATGTTCTAAGGATTCTCAGGCCAATGCAG AATATGAAAGCCAAGCAGACACCAAATTTTATG AGGAACAGTGTCCACGAGTATTAGCTGCTGCGAGAACTCTATGTGAAATTGCAATTCATTCACCAAGGCAGAACCAAGATGGATTCCTAAGATGGCAAAGGAAAGCTTCACATAAGGCCACAAAAGCATACAATTTCAAATCAACTGAGAAACTGGAACAAGTGCCCTTGACACCTGTTTCAGTGGCTGGATCTGACATGGTGGTCCGAAGGGTAGAGCAGATAATGCCCTCAAAGAAGCCAAGGATTTCAACTTTCGAAAATAAGAATATTGTTCActccaataataataatgttaaaaaGGGAAACTACACTTGGTCGACTTCAAAATCAAGTAGGTCATTCCCTCCTAAACCAGTTAGGGACTCAGTTTTGGAAAACAAACGCACAACTGCCAGCACCCATAGACAAAATTCTATGATGCCTCCACCTGCCAGAGATTTAGATAAGGCTTATGGTGGTCAACAGCAAGTTGGAAAGTTATTGTTGACGGATTGGAAAAGGGGAAGAGACAAGTCTGATTGA
- the LOC112732569 gene encoding uncharacterized protein isoform X2, which produces MDAVELPLPVDVAAAPKLMGSEGFGRVGVSVKDEDPRPHRPYSSSIECCNSRLLETASVVTPDVISMKTNAEFPSLIKGDELSKNLPGVIGKICPVDSARLEGVPLQRKSAKSSRSNNSSCSKKPRISQLEDFTSPSGIEESKDSSDKLGLQNLKCTSPDKIQVSKQKSNASKRSDRRNFKIPSVKSKFESSMKMGASMFSSACGGNNFFGLYGLKHDFHDATTLVDEPPLDELLKGAFDRLSLSKDKGKNASRTNESFVNSIRKACSIIQFRNSVQTQNMAEMDCSSNKSMSNCQLSSGCVGEGFGDGDNEQSCTTVMSSCMKDPSSETETRASPLDFPLCQPKDVLERIALHPSRDLESLLLDVSKPAITTKNSSDLRSGKQVLRRPCLPAFPWSHGFGGHSRSNPDTVKLSTSRNICQGKWARINVVASSTAIDRSCFTNLDSFNYDQNLVPSTGRSANKSCPSLFANLPIRQCDSSSTVTCSKDSQANAEEQCPRVLAAARTLCEIAIHSPRQNQDGFLRWQRKASHKATKAYNFKSTEKLEQVPLTPVSVAGSDMVVRRVEQIMPSKKPRISTFENKNIVHSNNNNVKKGNYTWSTSKSSRSFPPKPVRDSVLENKRTTASTHRQNSMMPPPARDLDKAYGGQQQVGKLLLTDWKRGRDKSD; this is translated from the exons ATGGATGCTGTAGAATTGCCTCTCCCCGTAGACGTGGCGGCAGCACCTAAATTGATGGGATCGGAGGGTTTTGGCAGAGTTGGGGTTTCCGTTAAGGACGAAGACCCTCGCCCCCACAGACCTTATTCTTCCTCAATTGAGTGCTGCAACTCTCGTCTTCTTGAAACTG CCAGTGTTGTGACACCAGATGTTATAAGTATGAAAACCAATGCCGAGTTTCCTTCTCTCATCAAGGGTGACGAGTTATCCAAGAATCTGCCTGGTGTTATTGGCAAAATTTGTCCCGTAGATAGTGCAAGACTAGAAGGTGTACCGCTACAACGAAAATCAGCAAAATCCAGCAGGAGTAATAATAGTTCATGTTCAAAGAAGCCACGAATATCACAATTAGAAGATTTTACTAGCCCTAGTGGGATTGAGGAGTCAAAGGATAGCTCTGATAAGCTTGGATTGCAGAATTTGAAGTGTACTTCTCCAG ATAAAATCCAAGTATCAAAGCAGAAGAGCAATGCTAGCAAGCGTAGTGATAGGAGGAACTTTAAAATCCCATCAGTTAAGTCAAAATTTGAGTCATCTATGAAGATGGGTGCATCCATGTTTAGTTCTGCCTGTGGAGGGAACAACTTTTTTG GATTATATGGTCTGAAACACGACTTTCATGATGCCACTACGCTTGTGGATGAACCACCGTTGGATGAACTCCTAAAGGGAGCTTTTGACCGGCTCTCTTTAAGCAAAGATAAAGGGAAGAATGCATCTCGCACGAATGAAagttttgtgaattcaatcaGGAAGGCTTGCTCTATTATTCAATTCCGAAACTCTGTTCAGACCCAAAATATGGCTGAGATGGATTGCTCCTCTAATAAGTCGATGTCTAATTGCCAATTGAGCTCAGGATGTGTAGGTGAAGGTTTTGGTGATGGGGATAATGAACAGTCTTGCACAACTGTCATGTCTTCATGTATGAAG GATCCTAGTAGTGAAACAGAAACTAGAgctagtccacttgactttccattATGTCAACCTAAAGATGTTTTGGAACGGATTGCACTCCATCCATCCCGAGATTTGGAGTCTTTGCTACTTGATGTATCCAAGCCTGCCATTACCACAAAGAATAGTAGTGACCTACGTTCAGGCAAGCAGGTATTACGTAGGCCATGTTTGCCAGCATTTCCATGGTCACATGGTTTTGGTGGTCATTCTAGAAGCAACCCTGACACGGTTAAGTTATCAACAAGTAGAAACATATGCCAAGGTAAATGGGCAAGAATAAATGTCGTTGCTAGCTCTACAGCTATTGATCGCAGTTGTTTCACAAACCTTGATTCATTCAATTATGATCAGAACCTTGTTCCTTCAACTGGTAGATCAGCCAATAAAAGTTGTCCATCTTTATTTGCTAATCTTCCTATTCGTCAGTGCGATTCATCATCTACCGTCACATGTTCTAAGGATTCTCAGGCCAATGCAG AGGAACAGTGTCCACGAGTATTAGCTGCTGCGAGAACTCTATGTGAAATTGCAATTCATTCACCAAGGCAGAACCAAGATGGATTCCTAAGATGGCAAAGGAAAGCTTCACATAAGGCCACAAAAGCATACAATTTCAAATCAACTGAGAAACTGGAACAAGTGCCCTTGACACCTGTTTCAGTGGCTGGATCTGACATGGTGGTCCGAAGGGTAGAGCAGATAATGCCCTCAAAGAAGCCAAGGATTTCAACTTTCGAAAATAAGAATATTGTTCActccaataataataatgttaaaaaGGGAAACTACACTTGGTCGACTTCAAAATCAAGTAGGTCATTCCCTCCTAAACCAGTTAGGGACTCAGTTTTGGAAAACAAACGCACAACTGCCAGCACCCATAGACAAAATTCTATGATGCCTCCACCTGCCAGAGATTTAGATAAGGCTTATGGTGGTCAACAGCAAGTTGGAAAGTTATTGTTGACGGATTGGAAAAGGGGAAGAGACAAGTCTGATTGA
- the LOC112732569 gene encoding uncharacterized protein isoform X3 has product MDAVELPLPVDVAAAPKLMGSEGFGRVGVSVKDEDPRPHRPYSSSIECCNSRLLETASVVTPDVISMKTNAEFPSLIKGDELSKNLPGVIGKICPVDSARLEGVPLQRKSAKSSRSNNSSCSKKPRISQLEDFTSPSGIEESKDSSDKLGLQNLKCTSPDKIQVSKQKSNASKRSDRRNFKIPSVKSKFESSMKMGASMFSSACGGNNFFGLYGLKHDFHDATTLVDEPPLDELLKGAFDRLSLSKDKGKNASRTNESFVNSIRKACSIIQFRNSVQTQNMAEMDCSSNKSMSNCQLSSGCVGEGFGDGDNEQSCTTVMSSCMKDPSSETETRASPLDFPLCQPKDVLERIALHPSRDLESLLLDVSKPAITTKNSSDLRSGKQVLRRPCLPAFPWSHGFGGHSRSNPDTVKLSTSRNICQGKWARINVVASSTAIDRSCFTNLDSFNYDQNLVPSTGRSANKSCPSLFANLPIRQCDSSSTVTCSKDSQANAEYESQADTKFYGMILLSITHPLHRNSVHEY; this is encoded by the exons ATGGATGCTGTAGAATTGCCTCTCCCCGTAGACGTGGCGGCAGCACCTAAATTGATGGGATCGGAGGGTTTTGGCAGAGTTGGGGTTTCCGTTAAGGACGAAGACCCTCGCCCCCACAGACCTTATTCTTCCTCAATTGAGTGCTGCAACTCTCGTCTTCTTGAAACTG CCAGTGTTGTGACACCAGATGTTATAAGTATGAAAACCAATGCCGAGTTTCCTTCTCTCATCAAGGGTGACGAGTTATCCAAGAATCTGCCTGGTGTTATTGGCAAAATTTGTCCCGTAGATAGTGCAAGACTAGAAGGTGTACCGCTACAACGAAAATCAGCAAAATCCAGCAGGAGTAATAATAGTTCATGTTCAAAGAAGCCACGAATATCACAATTAGAAGATTTTACTAGCCCTAGTGGGATTGAGGAGTCAAAGGATAGCTCTGATAAGCTTGGATTGCAGAATTTGAAGTGTACTTCTCCAG ATAAAATCCAAGTATCAAAGCAGAAGAGCAATGCTAGCAAGCGTAGTGATAGGAGGAACTTTAAAATCCCATCAGTTAAGTCAAAATTTGAGTCATCTATGAAGATGGGTGCATCCATGTTTAGTTCTGCCTGTGGAGGGAACAACTTTTTTG GATTATATGGTCTGAAACACGACTTTCATGATGCCACTACGCTTGTGGATGAACCACCGTTGGATGAACTCCTAAAGGGAGCTTTTGACCGGCTCTCTTTAAGCAAAGATAAAGGGAAGAATGCATCTCGCACGAATGAAagttttgtgaattcaatcaGGAAGGCTTGCTCTATTATTCAATTCCGAAACTCTGTTCAGACCCAAAATATGGCTGAGATGGATTGCTCCTCTAATAAGTCGATGTCTAATTGCCAATTGAGCTCAGGATGTGTAGGTGAAGGTTTTGGTGATGGGGATAATGAACAGTCTTGCACAACTGTCATGTCTTCATGTATGAAG GATCCTAGTAGTGAAACAGAAACTAGAgctagtccacttgactttccattATGTCAACCTAAAGATGTTTTGGAACGGATTGCACTCCATCCATCCCGAGATTTGGAGTCTTTGCTACTTGATGTATCCAAGCCTGCCATTACCACAAAGAATAGTAGTGACCTACGTTCAGGCAAGCAGGTATTACGTAGGCCATGTTTGCCAGCATTTCCATGGTCACATGGTTTTGGTGGTCATTCTAGAAGCAACCCTGACACGGTTAAGTTATCAACAAGTAGAAACATATGCCAAGGTAAATGGGCAAGAATAAATGTCGTTGCTAGCTCTACAGCTATTGATCGCAGTTGTTTCACAAACCTTGATTCATTCAATTATGATCAGAACCTTGTTCCTTCAACTGGTAGATCAGCCAATAAAAGTTGTCCATCTTTATTTGCTAATCTTCCTATTCGTCAGTGCGATTCATCATCTACCGTCACATGTTCTAAGGATTCTCAGGCCAATGCAG AATATGAAAGCCAAGCAGACACCAAATTTTATGGTATGATATTACTGAGTATAACACATCCTTTGCAT AGGAACAGTGTCCACGAGTATTAG